A single region of the Ziziphus jujuba cultivar Dongzao chromosome 10, ASM3175591v1 genome encodes:
- the LOC107411715 gene encoding S-adenosylmethionine synthase 2, which produces METFLFTSESVNEGHPDKLCDQISDAVLDACLEQDPDSRVACETCTKTNLVMVFGEITTKAKVDYEKIVRDTCRNIGFVSDDVGLDADNCKVLVNIEQQSPDIAQGVHGHLTRRPEEIGAGDQGHMFGYATDETPELMPLSHVLATKLGARLTEVRKNGTCSWLRPDGKTQVTVEYYNENGARVPVRVHTVLISTQHDETVTNDEIAADLKEHVIKPVIPEKYLDEKTIFHLNPSGRFVIGGPHGDAGLTGRKIIIDTYGGWGAHGGGAFSGKDPTKVDRSGAYIVRQAAKSIVANGLARRCIVQVSYAIGVPEPLSVFVDTYGTGKIPDREILKIVKENFDFRPGMISINLDLKRGGNGRFLKTAAYGHFGRDDPDFTWEVVKPLKYEKA; this is translated from the coding sequence ATGGAGACCTTCCTATTCACATCCGAGTCTGTGAACGAGGGACACCCTGACAAGCTCTGCGATCAGATTTCTGATGCAGTGCTCGATGCCTGCCTTGAACAAGATCCTGATAGCAGGGTTGCATGTGAGACTTGTACGAAGACCAACTTGGTGATGGTCTTTGGAGAGATCACTACCAAAGCCAAAGTTGACTATGAGAAGATTGTGCGAGACACCTGCCGTAACATTGGATTTGTTTCAGACGATGTGGGCCTTGATGCTGACAACTGCAAGGTTCTTGTTAACATTGAACAGCAGAGCCCTGATATTGCACAAGGTGTCCATGGCCATCTCACCAGGCGACCTGAGGAGATTGGTGCTGGTGACCAAGGTCACATGTTTGGTTATGCCACCGATGAGACCCCTGAGTTGATGCCCCTTAGCCATGTTCTTGCTACCAAACTTGGTGCTCGTCTCACCGAAGTCCGCAAGAATGGTACCTGCTCATGGTTGAGACCTGATGGCAAAACTCAAGTAACCGTAGAATACTACAATGAAAACGGGGCAAGGGTTCCTGTCCGCGTCCACACGGTTCTCATTTCTACTCAGCATGATGAAACTGTTACTAACGATGAGATTGCTGCTGACCTCAAAGAGCATGTTATCAAGCCTGTGATCCCTGAGAAATACCTAGATGAGAAGACCATTTTCCATCTTAACCCATCTGGTCGTTTTGTCATTGGTGGTCCTCATGGTGATGCTGGTCTCACAGGCCGCAAAATCATCATCGATACCTATGGAGGTTGGGGAGCCCATGGTGGTGGTGCTTTCTCTGGAAAGGACCCCACCAAGGTGGATAGAAGTGGCGCCTACATTGTCAGGCAGGCTGCCAAGAGCATTGTTGCCAATGGCCTTGCTCGCAGGTGCATTGTTCAGGTCTCATACGCCATTGGTGTTCCTGAGCCTTTATCAGTGTTCGTTGACACTTATGGCACCGGAAAGATTCCAGACAGGGAGATCCTCAAGATTGTGAAGGAGAACTTTGATTTCAGGCCTGGAATGATTTCCATTAACCTGGACCTCAAGAGGGGTGGCAATGGAAGGTTTTTGAAGACCGCTGCTTACGGCCACTTTGGCAGAGATGACCCTGACTTCACATGGGAAGTTGTGAAGCCCCTTAAGTACGAGAAGGCTTAA